One segment of Oscillatoria sp. FACHB-1406 DNA contains the following:
- a CDS encoding Uma2 family endonuclease, producing MTVTPIPPTPEKPARKIRWQALPPDFKLDDKPVENTGQPLLAGALRESLELSDRIKPEMLVASNFGLCATVDEQFIAKAPDWVYVASVLPRETPEDRKSYTPHLEGEIPTLVLEFLSDLNGEEYSVRQLFPPGKWFFYEQILQIPYYGIFEPVAGALEFYHLENGRYKLIQPDENGRNWIPEMKLFIGAWRGTKEERTGYWLRWWDEAGNMLPWAVERLQEAESALSEERQRAEAERQRAEQERQEKERLLEYLRSRGIDPEQLP from the coding sequence ATGACCGTTACCCCTATCCCTCCCACTCCCGAAAAACCCGCCCGTAAAATTCGTTGGCAAGCCTTACCTCCTGACTTCAAACTCGACGATAAACCCGTGGAAAATACAGGTCAACCGTTGCTCGCGGGCGCGCTGCGCGAGAGTTTAGAATTAAGCGATCGCATCAAACCAGAAATGCTCGTCGCTTCCAACTTTGGCTTATGCGCTACCGTAGACGAGCAGTTCATTGCAAAAGCTCCCGATTGGGTGTACGTGGCTTCTGTTTTGCCTCGAGAAACGCCAGAAGATCGCAAGAGTTATACGCCCCATCTCGAAGGGGAAATCCCGACGTTAGTGCTAGAATTTCTTTCCGATCTCAATGGGGAAGAATACTCAGTTCGTCAATTATTTCCACCGGGAAAATGGTTTTTTTACGAGCAGATTTTGCAAATTCCTTACTACGGAATTTTTGAACCCGTAGCAGGAGCCTTGGAGTTTTACCATTTAGAAAACGGGCGGTATAAGTTAATACAACCGGACGAAAATGGCAGAAATTGGATTCCTGAAATGAAGTTATTTATCGGGGCGTGGCGAGGGACGAAGGAAGAACGAACGGGTTATTGGTTGCGCTGGTGGGATGAGGCGGGGAATATGCTGCCGTGGGCGGTGGAACGCCTTCAGGAAGCAGAAAGCGCTCTTTCCGAAGAACGCCAGCGTGCCGAAGCTGAGCGTCAGCGTGCGGAGCAAGAACGCCAAGAAAAAGAACGCTTATTGGAGTATTTGCGATCGCGCGGCATCGATCCCGAACAATTGCCTTAA